In Xiphias gladius isolate SHS-SW01 ecotype Sanya breed wild chromosome 5, ASM1685928v1, whole genome shotgun sequence, the following are encoded in one genomic region:
- the LOC120790041 gene encoding ADP-ribosyl cyclase/cyclic ADP-ribose hydrolase 1-like: protein MTSTRTLGTFVMINVTIWFILLQLYGQLTAQLGTTPNIKHIVIGRCYSYIALVDPSSRYDCEEIWRQFEEAVVGQSSCNVTVEDYHQMFYAMPQTWPCDRFLFWSKTRALMHSYAAARRHFWTLEDTLVGFMFNDLVWCGQEEDHGLDFSSCPEWSACRNHPVYSLWRQASQNFAEMACGNITVLLNGSIVSAFNRKSMFGSVELDSLNPQRVDYVNIKVVTNLEGPYIESCSHGSIVDLIQILQSRGFRWTCTDNDQTLMILQCIQDPKQSSCRTCANSLLHRKSLTSD, encoded by the exons ATGACCTCCACTAGGACACTTGGGACCTTCGTAATGATCAACGTGACTATAT GGTTTATTCTGCTTCAGCTCTACGGTCAACTGACAGCGCAGCTTGGCACAACTCCCAACATTAAGCACATTGTGATCGGAAGGTGTTACAGTTACATCGCTCTAGTTGACCCCAGCTCAAG GTATGACTGTGAGGAGATCTGGAGACAGTTTGAGGAGGCGGTTGTGGGTCAGTCTTCTTGTAATGTGACGGTGGAGGATTATCACCAGATGTTTTATGCAATGCCACAAACGTGGCCGTGTGATAGG TTCCTCTTCTGGAGTAAAACCCGGGCACTGATGCACAGCTATGCGGCGGCTCGTCGCCACTTCTGGACGCTGGAGGACACGCTGGTTGGCTTCATGTTCAATGACCTCGTCTGGTGTGGACAAGAGGAAGACCACG GTCTTGATTTCAGCTCTTGTCCGGAGTGGTCGGCGTGTAGGAATCATCCGGTGTATTCCTTGTGGAGGCAAGCGTCCCAGAAT TTTGCAGAAATGGCATGTGGCAACATCACTGTATTACTGAATGGCTCCATTGTCAGCGCCTTCAAcaggaaaag CATGTTTGGAAGTGTTGAACTGGACAGCCTGAATCCACAAAGGGTGGATTATGTCAACATCAAGGTGGTGACCAATCTTGAGGGACCATATAT AGAATCATGTAGTCATGGATCCATTGTAGACCTGATCCAAATCCTCCAGTCCCGAGGGTTCCGCTGGACTTGCACGGACAACGACCA GACCCTGATGATCCTTCAGTGTATCCAGGACCCCAAACAGTCATCCTGCCGGACATGTGCAAACAGCCTGTTACACAGAAAGAGCCTCACGTCAGACTGA
- the LOC120789958 gene encoding ADP-ribosyl cyclase/cyclic ADP-ribose hydrolase 1-like isoform X2, protein MEPGGHRPAEKRGGGRRRCVILSVAAGLLLVTVAVVLGLTLRQKADKLRPTFMARCKGFKGYDCEKIWEEFTQAYVGQDPCKVPMEAYDPLVAAAPLKSSCNRIMLWSKTKEMVHDFTKKKDCFITLEDTVLGFVLDGLTWCGKEGSSETFTTSCPGWTECENNPVRSFWKRASAAFADVACGDVTAMLNGSITTPFDPKGANCRNTSLKDLQKVLDVGITYNCTEVAESQILECSSNPEIPCGACW, encoded by the exons ATGGAGCCGGGAGGGCACCGACCCGCGGAGAAGCGAGGAGGGGGACGCAGGCGCTGCGTCATACTGAGCGTCGCCGCCGGCCTCCTGCTTGTCACCGTCGCCGTCGTGCTGGGACTGACGCTCCGTCAGAAAGCAGACAAACTAAGGCCAACTTTCATGGCTAGGTGCAAGGGGTTCAAGgg GTACGACTGCGAAAAGATATGGGAGGAATTCACACAAGCCTATGTAGGGCAGGACCCCTGTAAAGTTCCCATGGAAGCCTACGACCCTCTCGTTGCTGCAGCCCCCCTCAAATCTTCATGCAACAGG ATTATGCTCTGGAGCAAAACAAAGGAGATGGTCCACGACTTCACTAAGAAGAAAGATTGTTTCATCACCTTGGAGGACACTGTGTTGGGGTTTGTCCTGGATGGTCTGACCTGGTGTGGAAAGGAGGGCAGCAGTG AAACATTCACGACCAGCTGTCCAGGTTGGACAGAGTGTGAGAACAACCCTGTTCGCTCATTTTGGAAGCGAGCCTCAGCTGCT tttgcAGATGTTGCCTGTGGTGATGTGACAGCTATGCTGAACGGATCCATCACCACACCGTTCGACCCCAAAGG GGCAAACTGTAGAAACACATCGTTGAAGGACTTACAGAAAGTGCTGGATGTAGGAATTACATATAACTGCACGGAAGTGGCCGA ATCTCAGATCCTGGAGTGCAGCTCCAATCCAGAGATACCGTGTGGCGCCTGTTGgtga
- the LOC120789958 gene encoding ADP-ribosyl cyclase/cyclic ADP-ribose hydrolase 1-like isoform X1, with translation MEPGGHRPAEKRGGGRRRCVILSVAAGLLLVTVAVVLGLTLRQKADKLRPTFMARCKGFKGYDCEKIWEEFTQAYVGQDPCKVPMEAYDPLVAAAPLKSSCNRIMLWSKTKEMVHDFTKKKDCFITLEDTVLGFVLDGLTWCGKEGSSETFTTSCPGWTECENNPVRSFWKRASAAFADVACGDVTAMLNGSITTPFDPKGIFGSIEVKRLNSTRVSSLNIVLVTQKNAVANCRNTSLKDLQKVLDVGITYNCTEVAESQILECSSNPEIPCGACW, from the exons ATGGAGCCGGGAGGGCACCGACCCGCGGAGAAGCGAGGAGGGGGACGCAGGCGCTGCGTCATACTGAGCGTCGCCGCCGGCCTCCTGCTTGTCACCGTCGCCGTCGTGCTGGGACTGACGCTCCGTCAGAAAGCAGACAAACTAAGGCCAACTTTCATGGCTAGGTGCAAGGGGTTCAAGgg GTACGACTGCGAAAAGATATGGGAGGAATTCACACAAGCCTATGTAGGGCAGGACCCCTGTAAAGTTCCCATGGAAGCCTACGACCCTCTCGTTGCTGCAGCCCCCCTCAAATCTTCATGCAACAGG ATTATGCTCTGGAGCAAAACAAAGGAGATGGTCCACGACTTCACTAAGAAGAAAGATTGTTTCATCACCTTGGAGGACACTGTGTTGGGGTTTGTCCTGGATGGTCTGACCTGGTGTGGAAAGGAGGGCAGCAGTG AAACATTCACGACCAGCTGTCCAGGTTGGACAGAGTGTGAGAACAACCCTGTTCGCTCATTTTGGAAGCGAGCCTCAGCTGCT tttgcAGATGTTGCCTGTGGTGATGTGACAGCTATGCTGAACGGATCCATCACCACACCGTTCGACCCCAAAGG TATTTTTGGGAGCATCGAAGTTAAGAGGTTGAATTCCACCAGGGTGAGCAGCCTGAATATTGTTCTGGTCACACAGAAGAACGCCGT GGCAAACTGTAGAAACACATCGTTGAAGGACTTACAGAAAGTGCTGGATGTAGGAATTACATATAACTGCACGGAAGTGGCCGA ATCTCAGATCCTGGAGTGCAGCTCCAATCCAGAGATACCGTGTGGCGCCTGTTGgtga
- the LOC120790206 gene encoding TNFAIP3-interacting protein 3-like: MTGNLSARIGLMVANCRHHQPDASWNKLLAKVTLHKPRGLENGLGFGAGVIKPTVRNGCDMDTASPMPLSACRLPPGFPQPPRGDAAHGSRAGGPAAADNKPTRRLYPSLPHVDSYDIRVVPDGSTVRGKPRTAADLSPERLPGDTQSEAPAAVGDVRMRAQILALEEQREELIAINETWAKEYRAMAHYYREQVRGLKALLQREHGGPGEGACEQGGKPTAQCTKLRFKAAKDVAGERTRDAEASSELLGAEKEARELRAQNSALAQRGRHQREEIRRLNKALEEALLTSRPLGPSRETLQDLWKHQAEVYKDDFLTERKDRETLKQKYLELENQFRRVRRELHVLKSKLPRTRPPQPVPECGCASRGHLSKVGGPTG, from the exons ATGACTGGCAACCTGTCAGCTCGCATCGGGCTGATGGTGGCAAACTGCCGCCACCATCAGCCCGATGCGAGCTGGAATAAGCTCCTGGCCAAAGTTACCCTGCACAAGCCACGAGGGTTAGAAAATGGATTGGGTTTTGGGGCGGGTGTGATCAAG CCGACTGTCAGAAACGGCTGTGACATGGACACCGCGAGTCCGATGCCTCTGAGCGCCTGTCGCCTCCCTCCGGGCTTTCCGCAGCCGCCGCGTGGCGACGCCGCGCACGGATCCCGGGCCGGCGGGCCCGCTGCCGCGGACAACAAGCCAACTCGCAGGCTGTATCCCTCACTGCCACATGTGGACAG CTACGACATCCGTGTCGTGCCGGACGGCTCCACTGTGCGAGGAAAGCCTCGCACAGCTGCGGACCTCAGTCCCGAGAGGCTGCCTGGAGACACGCAG TCGGAGGCGCCCGCAGCCGTCGGCGACGTCAGAATGAGAGCGCAGATCCTCGCCCTGGAGGAGCAAAGGGAGGAA CTGATTGCCATCAACGAGACGTGGGCGAAAGAGTACCGAGCCATGGCGCACTACTACAGAGAGCAG GTCCGGGGTTTAAAAGCGCTGCTGCAGCGGGAGCACGGCGGCCCCGGGGAGGGGGCGTGCGAGCAGGGAGGAAAGCCCACGGCCCAGTGTACAAAACTCAGATTCAAGGCAGCCAAAGACGTGGCCGGCGAACGC ACCCGCGATGCTGAGGCGAGCTCTGAGTTGCTCGGAGCAGAAAAGGAGGCCCGGGAGCTGCGGGCGCAGAACAGCGCTCTGGCCCAGAGAGGGCGGCATCAGCGTGAGGAGATCAGACGCCTGAACAAG gcCCTGGAGGAGGCGCTTCTGACCTCTCGACCTCTTGGGCCGAGCAGGGAAACGCTACAGGATCTGTGGAAACATCAG GCAGAGGTCTACAAGGACGACTTTTTGACCGAGCGGAAGGACAGGGAGACGCTCAAACAGAAGTATTTGGAGCTGGAGAATCAGTTTAGAAGAGTCCGCAGGGAGCTGCACGTCCTCAAATCCAAG CTGCCGCGGACCCGTCCACCTCAACCCGTGCCTGAATGCGGCTGCGCAAGTCGAGGGCACCTGTCCAAAGTGGGAGGTCCGACCGGTTAA
- the LOC120789559 gene encoding F-box/LRR-repeat protein 7-like isoform X1: MARLLKETVHSRRSAGGKGSSSISSDISSSTDHTPTKAPKNVATTEGLDSSTRTLSTPSPGLILPSKSSSLSSPALSSNGHETNSSSSSSAPAETVAVVHPQPGTHARSRQSKTHHHAPIDLLPDHTLLQIFSHLPTNQLCRCARVCRRWYNLAWDPRLWSTVRLTGELLHADRAIRVLTYRLCQDTPNVCLTLETVVVNGCKRLTDRGLHVVAQCCPELRRLEVAGCYNISNEAVFEVVSCCPNLEHLNLSGCSKVTCISLTPEASLQLSPLHGQQISIHYLDMTDCFSLEDEGLRTIASHCPRLTHLYLRRCTRLTDEALRHLALHCPSIKELSLSDCRLVGDFGLREVARLEGCLRYLSVAHCTRITDVGMRYVARYCPRLRYLNARGCEGLTDHGLGHLARSCPKLKSLDVGKCPLVSDSGLEQLAMYCQGLRRVSLRACESVTGRGLKALAANCCELQLLNVQDCEVSPEALRFVRRHCRRCVIEHTNPAFY, translated from the exons GTTTAGACTCCAGCACAAGGACTCTGAGCACCCCAAGCCCTGGTCTGATCCTGCCGTCCAAGTCCTCGTCCCTCTCCTCACCCGCCCTCTCCAGCAACGGCCATGAGACCaactcctcgtcctcctcctctgcccccgCCGAGACGGTCGCCGTGGTCCACCCCCAGCCCGGCACGCACGCTCGCTCCCGCCAGTCAAAAACCCACCACCACGCCCCCATTGACCTCCTCCCCGACCACACCCTTCTGCAGATCTTCTCCCACCTCCCCACCAATCAGCTCTGCCGCTGCGCACGCGTATGCCGCCGCTGGTACAACCTGGCGTGGGATCCGAGGCTGTGGAGCACCGTCCGGCTGACGGGGGAGCTGCTCCATGCCGACCGTGCAATCAGGGTCCTGACCTACCGGCTGTGCCAGGACACCCCCAACGTGTGTCTGACCCTGGAGACGGTGGTGGTGAACGGCTGCAAGAGGCTCACTGACCGGGGGCTGCACGTGGTGGCTCAGTGCTGCCCGGAGCTACGTCGCCTGGAGGTTGCCGGCTGTTATAACATCTCTAATGAGGCTGTGTTTGAGGTGGTGTCCTGCTGCCCCAACCTGGAACATCTGAACCtctcag gctgCTCCAAGGTGACGTGTATCAGCCTTACCCCGGAGGCCTCGCTCCAGCTGTCCCCTCTGCATGGCCAGCAGATTTCTATTCACTACCTAGACATGACCGACTGCTTTTCCCTCGAGGATGAGGGCTTGCGAACTATCGCCTCGCACTGCCCGCGCCTGACGCACCTGTACTTGCGCCGCTGCACCAGACTGACGGACGAAGCCTTGCGCCACCTGGCTCTCCACTGCCCTTCAATAAAGGAGCTTAGTCTCAGTGACTGCCGCTTGGTAGGGGATTTCGGCCTGCGCGAGGTCGCCCGGCTGGAGGGCTGCCTGCGCTACCTGAGTGTAGCCCACTGCACCCGCATTACAGATGTGGGCATGCGCTACGTGGCTCGCTACTGCCCGAGACTGCGCTACTTGAACGCAAGGGGTTGCGAGGGGCTGACAGACCACGGCCTGGGCCACTTGGCCAGGAGCTGCCCCAAACTCAAGTCTCTGGATGTGGGTAAATGCCCGCTGGTGTCGGACAGCGGGCTGGAGCAGCTGGCTATGTACTGCCAGGGCCTGAGGCGAGTGAGCCTCAGAGCCTGCGAGAGCGTGACAGGCAGAGGACTCAAAGCCCTGGCGGCCAACTGCTGCGAGCTGCAGCTTCTCAACGTGCAGGACTGCGAGGTGTCGCCAGAGGCTCTGCGGTTCGTCAGACGCCACTGCCGGCGCTGCGTCATCGAGCACACGAACCCCGCTTTCTACTGA
- the LOC120789559 gene encoding F-box/LRR-repeat protein 7-like isoform X2 — MGANNGKQYGSEGKGSSSISSDISSSTDHTPTKAPKNVATTEGLDSSTRTLSTPSPGLILPSKSSSLSSPALSSNGHETNSSSSSSAPAETVAVVHPQPGTHARSRQSKTHHHAPIDLLPDHTLLQIFSHLPTNQLCRCARVCRRWYNLAWDPRLWSTVRLTGELLHADRAIRVLTYRLCQDTPNVCLTLETVVVNGCKRLTDRGLHVVAQCCPELRRLEVAGCYNISNEAVFEVVSCCPNLEHLNLSGCSKVTCISLTPEASLQLSPLHGQQISIHYLDMTDCFSLEDEGLRTIASHCPRLTHLYLRRCTRLTDEALRHLALHCPSIKELSLSDCRLVGDFGLREVARLEGCLRYLSVAHCTRITDVGMRYVARYCPRLRYLNARGCEGLTDHGLGHLARSCPKLKSLDVGKCPLVSDSGLEQLAMYCQGLRRVSLRACESVTGRGLKALAANCCELQLLNVQDCEVSPEALRFVRRHCRRCVIEHTNPAFY; from the exons GTTTAGACTCCAGCACAAGGACTCTGAGCACCCCAAGCCCTGGTCTGATCCTGCCGTCCAAGTCCTCGTCCCTCTCCTCACCCGCCCTCTCCAGCAACGGCCATGAGACCaactcctcgtcctcctcctctgcccccgCCGAGACGGTCGCCGTGGTCCACCCCCAGCCCGGCACGCACGCTCGCTCCCGCCAGTCAAAAACCCACCACCACGCCCCCATTGACCTCCTCCCCGACCACACCCTTCTGCAGATCTTCTCCCACCTCCCCACCAATCAGCTCTGCCGCTGCGCACGCGTATGCCGCCGCTGGTACAACCTGGCGTGGGATCCGAGGCTGTGGAGCACCGTCCGGCTGACGGGGGAGCTGCTCCATGCCGACCGTGCAATCAGGGTCCTGACCTACCGGCTGTGCCAGGACACCCCCAACGTGTGTCTGACCCTGGAGACGGTGGTGGTGAACGGCTGCAAGAGGCTCACTGACCGGGGGCTGCACGTGGTGGCTCAGTGCTGCCCGGAGCTACGTCGCCTGGAGGTTGCCGGCTGTTATAACATCTCTAATGAGGCTGTGTTTGAGGTGGTGTCCTGCTGCCCCAACCTGGAACATCTGAACCtctcag gctgCTCCAAGGTGACGTGTATCAGCCTTACCCCGGAGGCCTCGCTCCAGCTGTCCCCTCTGCATGGCCAGCAGATTTCTATTCACTACCTAGACATGACCGACTGCTTTTCCCTCGAGGATGAGGGCTTGCGAACTATCGCCTCGCACTGCCCGCGCCTGACGCACCTGTACTTGCGCCGCTGCACCAGACTGACGGACGAAGCCTTGCGCCACCTGGCTCTCCACTGCCCTTCAATAAAGGAGCTTAGTCTCAGTGACTGCCGCTTGGTAGGGGATTTCGGCCTGCGCGAGGTCGCCCGGCTGGAGGGCTGCCTGCGCTACCTGAGTGTAGCCCACTGCACCCGCATTACAGATGTGGGCATGCGCTACGTGGCTCGCTACTGCCCGAGACTGCGCTACTTGAACGCAAGGGGTTGCGAGGGGCTGACAGACCACGGCCTGGGCCACTTGGCCAGGAGCTGCCCCAAACTCAAGTCTCTGGATGTGGGTAAATGCCCGCTGGTGTCGGACAGCGGGCTGGAGCAGCTGGCTATGTACTGCCAGGGCCTGAGGCGAGTGAGCCTCAGAGCCTGCGAGAGCGTGACAGGCAGAGGACTCAAAGCCCTGGCGGCCAACTGCTGCGAGCTGCAGCTTCTCAACGTGCAGGACTGCGAGGTGTCGCCAGAGGCTCTGCGGTTCGTCAGACGCCACTGCCGGCGCTGCGTCATCGAGCACACGAACCCCGCTTTCTACTGA